From the Halomonas meridiana genome, one window contains:
- a CDS encoding ABC transporter substrate-binding protein: MKKGTNLPDAGRMAGVTRRQFLQHSAALSVSASALGGLLLPRWASAQTDATPQRGGHLILAIDNASSSDRLDPAYYFEQYMYHVGRQLFNTLTELHDDGTLAPGLAESWETTDATQWVFTLRQGVTFHNGKTLTADDVVYSLNHHRADDSPSAVKGYMEQITELTARGQHQVVMTLSAPNMDLPYLLGEVNFAITPAGANFDDGIGTGPFVLESFEPGVRTLVKRNENYWKSDRAFVDSVETRAFNDATARVAALMSGSVHFVNRVTPSIVSRLESASSLTINRNVGSFQVTFPGLADRAPFNNKDVRLAMKYALDREQLLNLLVQGYGQVGNDSPLFPSNPYFTTDLPSHAFDPDKALHHWRQSGMDRPIRLSTADGATFEGAVSAAELYQQSAQRAGIPLEVNRVPADGYWSEVWRQHEFCASGWSSRPTADAYLSMVNLSNAPWNEARWANEQLDQLIIAARGEQDETKRRQMYHDIQVLYQQEGSTVAPLYMDSISANRADVRGYIDVPGEVATRSVEKMWIAS; the protein is encoded by the coding sequence ATGAAGAAAGGAACGAACTTACCCGATGCGGGGCGCATGGCTGGCGTCACCCGTCGCCAGTTTCTGCAACACTCCGCTGCGCTATCGGTATCTGCCAGCGCCTTGGGCGGACTACTGTTGCCACGCTGGGCGAGCGCACAAACGGATGCTACCCCACAACGCGGTGGGCATCTCATTTTGGCGATCGATAACGCCTCTAGCAGTGATCGTTTGGACCCGGCCTACTACTTCGAGCAGTACATGTACCATGTGGGGCGTCAGCTATTTAATACCCTGACCGAACTCCACGATGATGGCACGTTGGCACCCGGGTTGGCCGAATCGTGGGAGACGACCGATGCGACGCAGTGGGTCTTTACCCTGCGACAAGGCGTGACCTTCCATAACGGCAAAACCCTCACCGCCGACGATGTGGTGTACTCGCTCAACCATCACCGTGCCGACGATTCGCCTTCGGCCGTGAAGGGTTACATGGAGCAAATCACCGAGCTGACCGCCCGTGGCCAACATCAAGTGGTCATGACGTTGTCGGCGCCCAACATGGACTTACCGTACTTGCTGGGAGAGGTGAACTTTGCCATCACTCCTGCCGGTGCGAATTTCGATGACGGGATTGGCACCGGGCCGTTCGTGCTGGAGAGCTTTGAGCCGGGAGTACGTACTCTGGTCAAGCGCAACGAGAACTACTGGAAGTCGGATCGTGCCTTCGTCGACAGCGTCGAAACCCGTGCCTTCAACGATGCCACCGCACGGGTAGCGGCACTGATGAGCGGCTCGGTTCACTTCGTCAACAGGGTGACACCCAGTATCGTCAGCCGTTTGGAGAGCGCGTCATCGCTCACCATCAACCGTAACGTGGGCAGTTTCCAGGTAACGTTCCCCGGCTTGGCCGACCGCGCGCCTTTCAATAACAAAGACGTCCGTTTGGCCATGAAGTACGCCCTCGACCGAGAGCAACTATTGAATCTGCTGGTGCAAGGCTATGGTCAGGTGGGCAACGACTCACCGCTATTTCCCAGCAATCCTTACTTCACCACCGATCTCCCCAGCCATGCCTTCGATCCGGACAAAGCGCTCCATCACTGGCGTCAATCCGGCATGGATAGGCCCATTCGGCTAAGCACCGCAGACGGTGCGACCTTTGAAGGCGCGGTCTCGGCGGCGGAGCTGTATCAGCAGTCGGCCCAGCGTGCCGGAATACCGCTGGAGGTCAATCGCGTCCCCGCCGATGGCTACTGGTCGGAAGTGTGGCGTCAGCACGAGTTTTGCGCCTCTGGCTGGTCGAGCCGCCCAACGGCGGATGCCTACCTTTCCATGGTCAATTTATCGAATGCGCCGTGGAACGAAGCGCGCTGGGCCAACGAGCAGCTCGATCAGTTGATCATTGCGGCACGTGGTGAGCAGGACGAGACCAAGCGGCGTCAGATGTACCACGATATCCAGGTGCTGTATCAGCAGGAGGGCAGCACCGTGGCACCGCTCTATATGGATTCGATCTCTGCCAATCGTGCTGACGTACGCGGCTATATCGACGTGCCGGGTGAGGTAGCGACTCGCTCGGTCGAGAAGATGTGGATCGCCAGTTGA
- a CDS encoding homocysteine S-methyltransferase family protein gives MLTLLDGGLGRELKRLGAPFRQPEWSALALMEAPECVTQAHRAFIQAGAEVITTNAYAVVPFHIGEACFAERGLALATLAGKLARDSVAGDAVTVAGSLPPLFGSYQPALFDAQRAPKLLATLIEGQAPYVDVWLAETLSATEEARAVAVALGDDTRPRWFSFTLQDADENGELPCALRSGERVEEAVSAVLEAGGEALLFNCSQAEVMEEALRQAHTVVLEKGATLRLGVYANSFVPQSNHIAANAGVSDMRDDLGPDAYADFAQRWQAAGATMIGGCCGIGPEHIAKLADAVRS, from the coding sequence ATGTTAACCCTGTTAGACGGTGGCTTAGGACGTGAGTTGAAACGCTTAGGTGCTCCGTTTCGCCAACCGGAGTGGTCGGCGCTTGCGCTAATGGAAGCCCCCGAGTGCGTGACCCAAGCGCACCGCGCGTTCATTCAGGCAGGCGCCGAGGTGATTACCACCAATGCCTATGCCGTCGTGCCCTTTCACATTGGCGAGGCATGCTTTGCCGAGCGCGGCTTGGCACTGGCGACGCTGGCGGGAAAGCTAGCGCGTGACAGCGTGGCGGGAGATGCGGTGACCGTCGCGGGATCGCTGCCGCCGCTGTTCGGTTCTTATCAGCCGGCGCTCTTCGATGCCCAGCGCGCCCCGAAACTGCTGGCCACGCTGATCGAGGGTCAAGCTCCCTACGTGGACGTGTGGCTGGCAGAGACGCTGAGCGCCACGGAGGAGGCCCGGGCCGTGGCCGTTGCGCTGGGTGACGATACCCGCCCACGCTGGTTCTCGTTCACCCTGCAAGACGCCGATGAAAATGGCGAACTGCCCTGCGCGCTGCGCTCCGGTGAGCGGGTCGAAGAGGCCGTTTCAGCGGTGCTGGAGGCGGGCGGTGAAGCGCTGCTGTTCAACTGCAGCCAAGCGGAGGTGATGGAAGAGGCGCTTCGCCAAGCGCACACCGTGGTGCTGGAGAAAGGGGCCACGCTGCGTTTGGGCGTGTACGCCAATAGTTTCGTCCCCCAGAGTAACCACATCGCCGCCAACGCCGGTGTGAGTGACATGCGCGATGACTTAGGGCCCGATGCCTATGCCGACTTCGCCCAGCGCTGGCAGGCCGCCGGCGCCACCATGATCGGCGGCTGCTGTGGTATTGGCCCTGAGCACATTGCCAAGCTGGCCGACGCGGTACGTAGCTAG
- the cysN gene encoding sulfate adenylyltransferase subunit CysN: MAHQSTLIADNIEQYLHEHENKDLLRFITCGSVDDGKSTLIGRMLHDSKMIFEDQLAAITKASKTSGTTGDTVDLALLVDGLQSEREQGITIDVAYRFFSTEKRKFIIADTPGHEQYTRNMATGASTASLAIILIDARYGVQTQTRRHSFIADLLGIQHLVIAVNKMDLVGFSEARFNEIVDEYRAFATNLQAPDIRFVPMSALNGDNVVNRSEQTPWYFEDGERYEGKTLIELLENVEVTRDQNLTDLRLPVQYVNRPNLDFRGYCGTLSAGVLRPGQAVKALPSGKTSRVARVVTFDGDLDAAYPGQAITVTLEDEIDISRGDWIVSADAEIPLSNVFSADIVWMHEEALTPGKLYDIKLATRDLAGQVSAIEYQVDVNTLEKHATDSLGLNAIARCEVELTAAIPVDDYRTSPGTGSFIVIDRLTNVTVGAGMIRGVANARQQATTTDWAAFERDLNALVRKHFPHWEAKDIGSLLGR, translated from the coding sequence ATGGCACACCAATCAACGTTAATTGCCGATAACATCGAGCAATACCTGCACGAGCACGAAAACAAAGACCTGCTGCGCTTCATTACCTGCGGCAGTGTCGATGACGGTAAATCGACGCTCATCGGCCGGATGCTCCACGACTCCAAGATGATCTTCGAAGATCAGTTGGCAGCCATTACCAAGGCCTCGAAAACCAGCGGCACGACCGGCGATACGGTGGATCTGGCGCTCCTGGTGGACGGCCTACAGTCCGAGCGAGAACAGGGCATCACCATCGATGTAGCCTACCGCTTCTTCTCTACCGAAAAGCGCAAGTTCATCATTGCCGATACCCCAGGGCATGAGCAGTACACCCGCAATATGGCCACCGGTGCCTCCACGGCAAGCCTAGCGATCATTCTGATCGACGCACGTTACGGCGTGCAGACCCAGACGCGCCGCCACAGCTTCATTGCCGACCTGCTGGGCATCCAGCATCTGGTCATTGCAGTGAATAAGATGGATTTGGTGGGCTTCTCGGAAGCACGCTTCAACGAGATCGTCGACGAGTACCGCGCGTTCGCTACCAACCTGCAGGCCCCGGACATCCGTTTCGTGCCGATGTCGGCGCTCAACGGCGACAACGTGGTCAATCGCAGCGAGCAAACGCCTTGGTACTTCGAGGACGGCGAGCGCTACGAGGGCAAAACGCTGATCGAGCTGCTGGAGAACGTCGAAGTCACCCGTGATCAGAACCTCACCGATTTGCGTCTGCCGGTGCAGTACGTCAATCGCCCGAACCTGGACTTCCGCGGCTACTGCGGCACGCTCTCGGCGGGGGTGCTGCGTCCCGGCCAGGCGGTCAAAGCGCTGCCTTCCGGTAAGACGTCTCGCGTGGCACGCGTGGTCACTTTCGACGGTGATTTGGACGCGGCGTACCCCGGCCAAGCGATTACCGTTACTCTGGAAGACGAGATCGACATTTCCCGCGGTGATTGGATCGTCAGCGCCGATGCCGAGATTCCGCTGTCGAACGTCTTTAGCGCCGACATCGTGTGGATGCATGAGGAGGCCCTCACGCCCGGCAAGCTCTACGATATCAAGCTGGCGACCCGCGATTTAGCGGGGCAGGTCAGCGCCATCGAGTATCAGGTCGACGTCAACACGCTGGAAAAGCACGCCACCGATTCGCTGGGGCTCAATGCCATTGCCCGCTGCGAGGTAGAGTTGACCGCCGCTATTCCCGTCGACGATTATCGCACTAGCCCAGGCACCGGTAGCTTTATCGTGATCGATCGGCTGACCAATGTGACGGTGGGAGCGGGCATGATTCGTGGCGTGGCGAATGCGCGCCAGCAGGCCACCACTACCGATTGGGCCGCCTTCGAACGCGATCTGAACGCGCTGGTGCGCAAGCATTTCCCGCACTGGGAAGCAAAAGATATCGGGTCGCTGCTGGGACGCTAA
- the cysD gene encoding sulfate adenylyltransferase subunit CysD yields MNQFSAPSAATQEVPSAPDAARLTHLKQLEAESIHIIREVAAEFSNPVMMYSIGKDSSVMLHLARKAFYPGTPPFPLMHIDTTWKFREMIAFRNRMAEEAGMELIVHTNEEGRAANINPFDHGSAKYTDIMKTQALKQALDKYGFDAAFGGARRDEEASRAKERVYSFRDKYHRWDPKNQRPELWNVYNAKVNKGESIRVFPLSNWTELDIWQYIYLESIPIVPLYYSAKRPVVERDGMQIMVDDDRLPLAPGEVPEEKWVRFRTLGCYPLTGAVESKAATLPEIIQEMLLTKTSERSGRAIDHDQAGSMEKKKREGYF; encoded by the coding sequence ATGAACCAGTTTTCTGCGCCGTCGGCGGCAACGCAAGAGGTGCCAAGCGCACCGGATGCTGCCCGGCTGACCCACCTGAAGCAGCTCGAAGCCGAGTCGATCCACATCATCCGAGAAGTGGCGGCAGAGTTCAGTAACCCGGTGATGATGTACTCCATCGGTAAAGACTCCTCGGTCATGCTGCACTTGGCGCGCAAAGCCTTCTACCCTGGCACGCCGCCGTTCCCGCTGATGCACATCGATACCACCTGGAAGTTCCGCGAAATGATCGCGTTCCGCAACCGCATGGCGGAAGAGGCGGGCATGGAGCTGATCGTGCACACCAACGAAGAGGGGCGGGCTGCCAACATCAACCCCTTCGATCACGGTAGCGCGAAGTACACCGATATCATGAAGACCCAGGCGCTCAAGCAGGCGCTGGATAAATACGGGTTCGATGCGGCCTTTGGCGGTGCGCGCCGCGACGAAGAGGCGTCCCGTGCCAAAGAGCGGGTGTACTCCTTCCGCGACAAGTACCACCGCTGGGACCCCAAAAACCAGCGCCCCGAGCTTTGGAACGTGTACAACGCCAAGGTCAACAAAGGCGAATCGATTCGCGTGTTCCCGCTTTCCAACTGGACCGAGCTGGATATCTGGCAGTACATCTACCTTGAGTCGATTCCCATCGTGCCGCTCTATTACTCCGCCAAACGCCCGGTGGTCGAGCGCGACGGCATGCAGATCATGGTGGACGATGACCGCCTGCCCCTGGCCCCTGGCGAGGTGCCTGAAGAGAAGTGGGTGCGTTTCAGAACGTTGGGCTGCTACCCGCTCACTGGCGCGGTGGAGTCCAAAGCCGCCACGCTGCCGGAAATCATCCAAGAGATGCTGCTGACCAAGACCAGCGAGCGCAGCGGCCGTGCCATCGACCACGATCAGGCCGGTTCCATGGAGAAGAAAAAGCGTGAGGGGTACTTCTAA
- a CDS encoding phosphodiesterase has translation MRLVQITDSHLHADKQARSRAGIPWQHFQRVLEAVAAERPDVVVFTGDVSQDETAASYAHAREALCALPCPWFWIPGNHDQLELMSAEQPLLDEVDLEQWRLLLLNTQVVGKPHGELGSDALGALATRLEHDDRPTLIAMHHPPVDVGAAWMDAIGLQDRDAFWQLLSAYPQVKVILFGHAHQAYAQHHQAAGTDIGVYGCPALSDQFLPGAEAFAIDEASRPGYRIVDFHGQAWETWVERVIV, from the coding sequence ATGCGGCTTGTCCAAATTACCGATTCACACTTACATGCAGATAAACAGGCGCGCTCCCGAGCAGGGATTCCGTGGCAGCATTTTCAACGCGTGCTAGAAGCGGTCGCCGCAGAGCGGCCCGATGTCGTCGTGTTCACCGGCGACGTCAGTCAGGATGAAACTGCTGCCTCCTATGCCCATGCACGGGAAGCGCTTTGTGCGTTGCCCTGCCCGTGGTTCTGGATACCGGGTAACCATGATCAGCTAGAGCTGATGAGTGCCGAGCAGCCGCTGCTCGACGAAGTGGATTTGGAGCAGTGGCGCTTGCTACTGCTCAATACTCAGGTCGTTGGCAAGCCCCACGGCGAATTAGGAAGCGACGCCTTGGGCGCGCTGGCGACGCGCCTCGAACACGACGACCGTCCCACACTGATTGCCATGCACCACCCGCCGGTGGACGTGGGAGCCGCCTGGATGGATGCGATTGGCCTACAGGACCGCGATGCTTTTTGGCAGCTCCTGAGCGCGTATCCGCAGGTAAAAGTGATCCTGTTTGGCCACGCGCATCAGGCCTATGCCCAACATCATCAGGCAGCAGGCACCGATATTGGCGTTTATGGTTGCCCCGCCTTGTCGGATCAATTTCTGCCAGGGGCTGAGGCATTTGCCATCGACGAAGCTTCACGCCCTGGTTACCGCATCGTAGACTTTCACGGCCAGGCGTGGGAGACCTGGGTGGAGCGCGTGATCGTGTGA
- a CDS encoding DUF1249 domain-containing protein, translating to MARAAYVTDLKTLQGECSANYLRLLRLVGDMESGQRRDIALRSDHQHFGDLHLVILQEAPYTTLVEVSQSGPLDAVIEGPRMRVHLYHDVRMAEVIDFQRERHFSGRYRYPNARMHQPDEKLQLNCFLGEWLAHGLAHGHAVDMPELR from the coding sequence ATGGCAAGAGCCGCCTACGTTACCGATTTGAAGACCCTACAGGGCGAATGCAGCGCGAACTATCTGCGTCTGCTGCGCCTAGTGGGGGATATGGAGAGCGGTCAGCGCCGTGATATCGCCCTGCGCAGCGATCACCAGCACTTTGGTGACTTGCACTTGGTGATTCTGCAGGAAGCCCCCTATACCACGCTGGTAGAGGTCTCCCAGAGCGGGCCGCTGGATGCCGTGATCGAAGGGCCGCGCATGCGCGTGCACCTCTACCATGATGTGCGCATGGCAGAGGTGATCGATTTTCAGCGCGAGCGCCACTTCAGCGGCCGTTACCGCTACCCCAATGCCCGCATGCATCAACCGGATGAAAAGCTACAGCTCAACTGCTTCCTGGGCGAGTGGTTGGCCCACGGGCTGGCCCATGGTCATGCGGTGGACATGCCCGAGCTACGTTAA
- a CDS encoding NUDIX domain-containing protein yields the protein MGPTLGRDDVELIQRDTLYQGFFRLEALELRHRLFEGGWSDAMRREVHHRFDAVGVLLYDPHRDALVLIEQFRAGAIDDPTSPWKLEFVAGLVDKDESLEDVARREALEEAGCQVGQLTKLHTYYPSPGACNERVTLFCGLVDTQGLGGVYGVDDEHEDIRVHIVTFTHAWELLEQGRLDNAMSLIGLHWLAGQRASLRAASQRAALSTTDAKRTQ from the coding sequence ATGGGTCCTACGCTTGGTCGTGATGATGTCGAACTCATCCAACGCGACACCCTCTATCAAGGATTCTTTCGCTTAGAAGCGCTGGAGCTGCGCCACCGCCTGTTCGAAGGCGGCTGGAGCGATGCCATGCGCCGCGAAGTCCATCACCGCTTCGATGCGGTGGGTGTGCTCCTCTACGACCCCCATCGTGATGCGCTGGTACTGATCGAGCAGTTTCGCGCCGGGGCGATCGATGACCCCACCTCCCCGTGGAAATTAGAATTCGTCGCGGGTCTCGTGGACAAAGACGAGTCGTTGGAAGACGTTGCCCGCCGCGAAGCGCTGGAAGAGGCCGGTTGCCAAGTAGGGCAACTGACCAAATTGCACACCTACTATCCCAGCCCCGGTGCTTGCAATGAGCGCGTGACGCTGTTTTGCGGTCTGGTGGATACCCAAGGGCTTGGCGGTGTGTATGGAGTCGACGACGAGCACGAAGACATTCGGGTGCATATCGTCACGTTTACGCATGCTTGGGAACTCCTAGAGCAGGGAAGACTCGACAACGCCATGTCGTTGATTGGGCTGCATTGGCTGGCGGGGCAGCGGGCATCGCTGCGCGCCGCGTCTCAACGCGCCGCCCTTTCGACGACTGACGCCAAGCGAACCCAGTAA
- a CDS encoding TRAP transporter TatT component family protein produces MHAIPFSRLLIAAALGSTLALAPLSASAFEGEIFSLKNRWEHTVTQMPANQREETLKALASEAEQLASQHPNEADVLIWQGIVLASYARERGGLGALGTAGDARDVLERAIEIDPTGGNGSAYVTLGALYDRAPGRPLGFGNSDTAERMFQRALELRPDGIDVNYYYAAFLKEEGNTQAAREHAQRAVNGTARENRQVSDEALRRDAEALLSQL; encoded by the coding sequence ATGCACGCTATTCCCTTTTCCCGCTTGTTGATCGCCGCCGCCCTGGGCAGCACGCTGGCGCTGGCCCCCTTGAGTGCGTCGGCGTTCGAGGGTGAGATCTTTTCACTCAAAAACCGCTGGGAGCATACGGTAACGCAAATGCCCGCGAACCAGCGGGAAGAGACGCTAAAGGCGCTCGCCAGTGAAGCCGAACAGCTCGCCAGCCAGCATCCTAACGAAGCCGACGTGTTGATTTGGCAGGGGATCGTGCTGGCCTCCTATGCCCGCGAACGCGGTGGGTTGGGAGCGTTGGGAACGGCCGGAGACGCACGCGATGTGCTGGAGCGTGCCATCGAGATCGACCCCACAGGAGGCAATGGCTCGGCCTACGTGACGCTGGGGGCTCTCTACGACCGCGCGCCGGGCCGTCCATTAGGCTTTGGCAATAGCGATACTGCCGAGCGCATGTTCCAGCGCGCGTTGGAGCTTCGCCCCGACGGCATCGACGTGAATTATTACTACGCGGCGTTCTTGAAAGAGGAGGGCAACACCCAGGCGGCGCGGGAGCATGCCCAGCGTGCGGTGAACGGCACGGCCCGTGAGAACCGTCAAGTGTCCGATGAAGCGCTGCGCCGTGACGCCGAGGCGCTACTCAGCCAGTTGTAA
- the greB gene encoding transcription elongation factor GreB, whose amino-acid sequence MKGRNMTRWRDPAKDPRQAPKSNLITAEGAARLRGILDHLSRVKRPELSAKVGEAAALGDRSENADYTYNKKELNRVIARIRYLTKRLDELQVVDRLPANTDKIFFGAYVTLEDEEGEELHIRIVGHDELDTQKRWISIDAPMAKALLGKEVDDDVTVLTPNGETFYTVTAIRYDHL is encoded by the coding sequence ATGAAAGGTCGTAACATGACCCGCTGGCGGGACCCGGCGAAGGATCCTCGCCAAGCCCCTAAAAGCAATTTGATTACCGCCGAGGGGGCCGCCCGGCTGCGCGGCATTCTGGATCATCTTTCGCGGGTCAAACGCCCTGAGCTATCCGCGAAGGTGGGCGAAGCCGCCGCCCTTGGCGACCGCAGTGAGAATGCGGATTACACCTACAACAAGAAAGAACTCAACCGGGTCATTGCTCGCATCCGCTATTTAACCAAACGGCTCGATGAGCTGCAGGTGGTGGATCGTCTGCCCGCCAATACCGACAAAATCTTTTTTGGCGCCTACGTGACGCTGGAGGACGAAGAGGGCGAAGAGTTGCACATTCGCATCGTGGGGCACGACGAGTTGGATACTCAAAAACGCTGGATTAGCATCGACGCCCCCATGGCGAAGGCGCTGCTGGGCAAAGAGGTCGATGACGACGTCACGGTGCTCACGCCCAATGGCGAGACGTTTTACACCGTGACGGCGATTCGCTACGACCATCTCTAA
- a CDS encoding methyltransferase, with protein sequence MSAQLPACQLLERYYGQAARLCPIAPAEDTWLLTHSAAMVSDNVALRQQWQASERLAVSPFEPFDYLPEGQVVLFWPKAHQLGKWWLEWLCHVLPDNTPLDIVGEHQGGIKRVPKMLDELGMSCDKLDNARRCSLFATRTVKSEAPDSAWQTFDALDMRLVSHPGVFGHGKVDEGTQLLLQALEDTLPKKPLTVLDMGCGDGIISAWLAKRGHAVTAVDVSAFAAEACRRTLHENELKGTVLESDVYSALEGKRFDVIVSNPPFHQERDISYGPSTKLIDEAPEHLNAKGQLMVVANAFLPYPERLQRALGGFETLSDNRRFRVYRATK encoded by the coding sequence ATGAGTGCCCAACTGCCTGCCTGCCAACTGCTTGAACGTTATTACGGACAGGCCGCCCGGTTATGCCCTATCGCGCCCGCGGAAGATACATGGCTACTGACCCACTCCGCCGCGATGGTGAGCGACAACGTCGCCCTGCGGCAGCAGTGGCAGGCCAGTGAGCGCCTAGCCGTTAGCCCTTTCGAGCCTTTCGACTACCTACCCGAGGGGCAGGTGGTGCTGTTCTGGCCCAAAGCCCACCAGCTAGGCAAGTGGTGGCTTGAGTGGCTTTGCCACGTGCTGCCTGACAATACGCCGCTCGATATCGTCGGTGAGCACCAAGGGGGCATCAAACGTGTTCCCAAAATGCTGGACGAGCTGGGCATGAGCTGCGACAAGCTCGATAACGCCCGCCGCTGCTCGCTGTTTGCCACCCGTACGGTGAAAAGCGAAGCGCCCGATAGCGCCTGGCAAACCTTTGATGCCTTGGATATGCGCTTGGTGAGCCATCCTGGCGTGTTTGGCCATGGCAAGGTCGACGAGGGAACGCAGCTACTGCTACAAGCCTTGGAGGACACGCTGCCGAAAAAACCGCTGACAGTGCTGGATATGGGCTGTGGCGACGGCATTATCAGCGCCTGGCTGGCGAAACGCGGCCACGCGGTCACGGCTGTCGATGTCAGCGCCTTCGCCGCCGAAGCCTGCCGCCGTACCCTTCATGAAAATGAGCTGAAAGGCACGGTGCTGGAGAGCGACGTGTACTCGGCGCTAGAGGGTAAACGATTCGACGTGATCGTCAGTAACCCGCCATTTCACCAAGAACGGGATATCAGCTATGGCCCAAGCACGAAGCTAATCGACGAGGCGCCTGAGCATCTCAACGCCAAAGGGCAACTCATGGTGGTGGCCAATGCGTTTTTGCCGTATCCAGAGCGCCTGCAACGGGCATTGGGCGGGTTCGAAACACTGTCGGACAATCGTCGTTTTCGGGTGTATCGCGCCACCAAATAG
- a CDS encoding methyltransferase domain-containing protein, with protein MHPTYELTDAGDRYFDGLVDKFSRSLYQAPRGELRLAMLDYLLPRVLHLQAQPVLDVGGGLGQLSGWFAARGHAVSMAEPSHDMLAHAKAWHAEQEAAAVWSPGQLRYVEAPLQALPSQAPGPWPLITCHAVLEWLGHPEQALHTLVTLLAPGGQLSLMVFNRDALRFSNVVKGNYQKALSDQLEGKGKRQRLTPISPVTHDEICQWVGQNGLHIESVAGIRIFQDYVRQAPEKASDQATLLALEKQYCQQDPHWRLGRYLLYTVTKPEANV; from the coding sequence ATGCACCCCACCTACGAATTAACCGACGCGGGCGACCGCTACTTTGATGGTCTGGTCGATAAATTTTCCCGCTCTCTCTACCAAGCCCCCCGAGGCGAGCTGCGCCTCGCGATGCTGGATTATTTGCTGCCGCGAGTGCTGCACTTACAGGCCCAGCCCGTGCTGGATGTCGGCGGTGGGTTGGGGCAGCTCTCCGGTTGGTTCGCGGCACGAGGTCACGCTGTCAGCATGGCAGAGCCTTCCCACGATATGCTGGCCCATGCCAAGGCGTGGCACGCAGAGCAGGAAGCCGCTGCGGTATGGTCACCGGGGCAGCTTCGCTATGTGGAAGCTCCTCTACAGGCATTGCCGAGCCAAGCCCCCGGCCCCTGGCCGCTGATCACCTGCCACGCGGTATTGGAGTGGCTGGGCCATCCCGAGCAAGCGCTGCACACCCTGGTAACGCTGCTGGCGCCGGGTGGTCAACTCAGCCTGATGGTGTTTAACCGCGACGCGCTGCGCTTTTCTAACGTGGTGAAAGGCAACTATCAAAAAGCCTTGAGTGACCAGTTAGAAGGCAAGGGCAAGCGCCAGCGCTTAACGCCGATCTCCCCAGTTACCCATGATGAGATTTGCCAGTGGGTGGGCCAGAACGGCTTACATATCGAGAGCGTCGCGGGCATCCGTATTTTTCAGGATTACGTGCGCCAGGCCCCAGAGAAGGCAAGCGATCAAGCAACACTGTTGGCGCTAGAGAAGCAGTACTGCCAGCAAGACCCCCATTGGCGCTTAGGCCGCTATTTACTTTATACCGTTACCAAACCTGAGGCGAATGTATGA